Proteins from a genomic interval of Nostoc sp. TCL240-02:
- a CDS encoding acetoacetate decarboxylase family protein, which yields MIPQRIKQQTGLYALVDGIPFQLPVNSEHTPALMAVFPINADRAKELILAKEVHPLRLWNNQGLLVITVINYQITDIGKYIEFSIAIACTHGAKPAPPLLPALLMQQYGTGQYVLDLPVSTEISVKGGKGIWGMPKHQANLDFVIGDRTVSSQYDLDGQLVMKIEVAKPAKAWFPLKMGAANYCAFRGMLMKSVIYFQGKLGFSLFKPGSAKLTIGDHPRIQSLKYLEISPEPIFTGFFPEITGMLDDHLESWFLGYDTPPTQQPEGLESVVNLGLGQEWLPAPKALPKDDQAEMYVMPIQNY from the coding sequence ATGATACCTCAACGTATAAAACAACAAACAGGACTTTATGCCTTGGTTGATGGCATACCTTTTCAGTTACCCGTTAATTCTGAACATACACCAGCATTGATGGCGGTATTTCCGATCAACGCCGATCGCGCTAAAGAATTGATCCTAGCAAAGGAAGTACATCCTCTGCGACTATGGAATAATCAGGGGTTGTTAGTAATCACAGTGATTAATTATCAGATTACTGACATTGGTAAATACATCGAATTTAGTATTGCGATCGCCTGCACTCATGGCGCAAAACCAGCCCCGCCACTACTACCTGCTTTATTGATGCAACAGTACGGTACTGGACAGTATGTACTTGATTTACCTGTCAGTACTGAAATTTCTGTCAAAGGTGGTAAAGGAATTTGGGGAATGCCCAAACATCAAGCTAACTTGGACTTTGTGATTGGCGATCGCACCGTCAGCAGTCAATATGATTTAGATGGGCAACTAGTGATGAAAATTGAAGTTGCCAAACCTGCCAAAGCTTGGTTTCCCCTGAAAATGGGTGCAGCAAACTACTGTGCATTTCGCGGAATGTTGATGAAATCCGTGATTTACTTTCAAGGAAAATTGGGATTTTCGCTGTTCAAGCCGGGTTCAGCCAAACTTACCATAGGCGATCATCCCCGTATCCAATCACTAAAATACCTAGAAATTAGCCCCGAACCTATATTTACAGGCTTTTTCCCGGAAATTACAGGGATGCTAGATGACCATTTGGAGAGTTGGTTTCTTGGCTACGACACACCCCCCACACAACAACCAGAAGGTTTAGAAAGTGTAGTTAATTTAGGTTTGGGTCAAGAATGGCTACCAGCGCCAAAGGCTTTGCCCAAGGATGATCAAGCCGAAATGTATGTAATGCCAATTCAAAATTATTGA